Proteins found in one Nostoc sp. NIES-3756 genomic segment:
- a CDS encoding DUF2085 domain-containing protein — MQKVALTQELQVNWVSFFADFLLVGMVFGPPFAPFLAASGVWLLGGIADIIYFMGNHVCPQPTMGLELAPPFIMAVCMRCYGTVTGLLITRLLYAVTGGKGGYWLSQYGWSGAALATVLMMAYPGELAAQIFGLWNFNNYLVTPFGLITGLAWGLFMMPILHSRRLV; from the coding sequence ATGCAAAAGGTGGCTTTAACACAAGAGTTACAGGTGAATTGGGTAAGTTTTTTTGCTGATTTCCTATTGGTGGGAATGGTGTTTGGGCCTCCTTTTGCTCCTTTTTTGGCTGCGTCTGGTGTTTGGTTGCTTGGGGGTATTGCGGACATCATTTACTTTATGGGTAATCATGTATGTCCGCAGCCTACTATGGGTTTAGAATTAGCACCGCCATTCATCATGGCTGTATGTATGCGCTGTTATGGTACAGTTACAGGTTTGTTAATTACCCGCCTGCTTTATGCTGTCACTGGTGGTAAGGGTGGTTATTGGCTGAGTCAGTATGGTTGGAGTGGTGCGGCTTTAGCCACTGTGTTGATGATGGCTTATCCTGGGGAATTAGCAGCGCAAATTTTTGGTTTATGGAATTTTAATAATTATTTAGTCACGCCTTTTGGTTTGATTACAGGTTTGGCTTGGGGCTTGTTTATGATGCCGATTTTGCATTCTCGGAGGCTAGTTTAA
- a CDS encoding type II toxin-antitoxin system HicB family antitoxin, which yields MQTLIRLKVERFIEDEQEYFVATSDDLEGLVAEGKTVQEVIEIAEDVAKVLLELEKENNHNFYLQDVPSQFEYPLIMDV from the coding sequence ATGCAAACTCTAATTCGGCTCAAAGTTGAAAGATTTATTGAAGATGAACAGGAATATTTTGTAGCCACAAGTGATGATTTAGAAGGGCTAGTGGCAGAAGGCAAAACAGTACAAGAGGTTATAGAAATAGCTGAAGATGTAGCTAAGGTATTATTGGAATTAGAGAAAGAAAACAATCATAATTTTTATCTGCAAGATGTACCTTCTCAATTTGAATATCCTCTAATCATGGATGTATAA
- a CDS encoding type II toxin-antitoxin system HicA family toxin yields MGRLAGFSYREVTRKLGKIGFEFYRAAKGDHEIWFNAETNQKTTIPHHREIKEGTLRSILKQAQVDVDVFLEL; encoded by the coding sequence ATGGGCAGGCTAGCGGGTTTTTCTTATCGAGAAGTAACTAGAAAGTTAGGAAAAATAGGTTTTGAGTTTTACCGTGCAGCTAAAGGAGACCATGAAATTTGGTTTAATGCTGAAACCAATCAGAAAACTACTATTCCTCATCATCGAGAAATTAAAGAGGGAACGCTGCGAAGTATTTTAAAACAAGCTCAAGTTGATGTTGATGTTTTTCTTGAGCTTTAA
- a CDS encoding pentapeptide repeat-containing protein produces MSQNASSQNKKKFNFTKWGFVIGTPIAIAGTIATVVTVPEFRCSVGLKSEACVVPKAIVELITQKETGEALDGVKLQFISQGAPEVQYTDSNGYAKVIIPSKGDVNVNLSKQNYPTQNFIINLENEQTRTRIIKFQQSGKPEVQPIPTSAATPSVSKPHQTTSTPLASANNINGSPDDASKNLETLVKTKKCSNCYLVGVDLGGADLERADLTGVNLRGARGCPRLNGANLSGADLRGFSRTGGCTGFDLQGANLRNVNLKGAYLKYANLRGADLTGANLSDANLDGADLAGAILPDDAKSPN; encoded by the coding sequence ATGAGCCAAAACGCCAGTAGTCAAAACAAAAAGAAGTTTAACTTTACTAAATGGGGTTTTGTGATAGGAACTCCAATTGCTATTGCTGGAACTATCGCTACTGTTGTAACAGTTCCAGAATTTAGATGTTCTGTAGGTCTCAAATCAGAAGCTTGTGTAGTTCCAAAAGCAATAGTAGAACTCATTACACAAAAAGAAACTGGTGAAGCTTTAGATGGAGTTAAACTTCAGTTTATTTCTCAAGGAGCGCCTGAAGTTCAGTACACTGATAGTAATGGTTATGCTAAAGTTATCATCCCTAGTAAGGGGGATGTTAATGTCAACTTGAGTAAACAAAACTATCCAACTCAGAACTTCATTATTAACTTAGAAAATGAACAAACCAGAACTAGAATTATAAAATTTCAACAATCAGGCAAACCAGAGGTTCAACCAATTCCTACTAGTGCTGCAACTCCCTCTGTTTCAAAACCACATCAGACTACTTCTACGCCTTTAGCTTCTGCAAATAATATTAATGGTTCGCCTGATGATGCAAGTAAGAATTTGGAAACTTTAGTCAAAACTAAGAAATGCTCAAATTGTTATTTAGTTGGTGTTGACTTGGGTGGTGCAGACTTAGAACGGGCTGATTTAACGGGTGTAAATCTCAGAGGCGCTCGTGGTTGTCCTCGTCTCAACGGGGCTAATCTTAGTGGTGCAGACCTACGTGGTTTTAGTCGTACAGGTGGTTGTACAGGATTTGACTTACAGGGAGCTAACTTGCGTAATGTTAACCTGAAAGGCGCGTATTTAAAATATGCTAATCTGCGTGGTGCTGATCTGACTGGTGCTAACTTATCTGATGCTAACCTGGACGGTGCAGACTTGGCTGGGGCTATTTTGCCAGATGATGCTAAATCTCCTAATTAA
- a CDS encoding N-acetylmuramoyl-L-alanine amidase: MKKFLIPVILSFLITSSVALASSPLKVVYPPTNHQTSAEKIFFIGTASPNGQVLINGKPITRSRSGHFAPSFPLQLGENIFTITHQGQTLQIKVTRVSNQPEIPQGLAFAKGSLTPTSDIARLPGELVCFSAVASPNASVSVKLANQTVALLPQQQAQLPNNLAALTGQNQPTNQSSVGTYQGCTTLLQPGSSVNGQVVLDAGKEIELGQPQFQLILNGKTITQPGTGKITILSPAQLPVAEVVADAGVARTGPSTDFSRLTPLPKGTRATVTGKEGEWFRLDYGAWINSKETRILPGAIPPRTIIRSVGYRRVPGATEMRFPLQTPVPVSVEQGEKTFTLTLYNTTAQTDIIRLDDDSLISRLDWQQVNSGEVKYTFNLKKAQQWGYKLRYDGTTLVLALRHAPVIKQNRQKPLSGIKILLDPGHGGKESGASGPTGYLEKDVNLAVSKLLRDELLKLGANVVMTREDDRDVSLPERQAIINREEPAISVSIHYNSLPDNGDAENTKGVGTFWYNSQAQSLAVFMHNYLVNKLGRPSYGVFWNNLALTRPATAPSVLLELGFMSNPNEFEWVTDTQEQKKLAKALAEGITEWFKSVK, encoded by the coding sequence GTGAAAAAATTCCTCATACCAGTAATCTTAAGCTTCCTTATCACCTCCTCAGTTGCTTTGGCTTCCTCACCTCTCAAAGTTGTTTATCCCCCGACAAACCACCAGACTAGTGCAGAAAAAATCTTTTTTATTGGCACAGCATCACCAAATGGACAAGTTCTCATCAATGGTAAGCCAATTACTCGTAGTCGCTCAGGTCATTTTGCACCAAGTTTTCCCCTACAGTTAGGAGAGAATATTTTTACCATCACTCACCAAGGTCAAACGCTTCAGATTAAGGTGACAAGGGTGAGTAATCAACCAGAGATACCCCAAGGTTTAGCTTTTGCTAAAGGTTCTTTAACTCCAACTTCCGACATTGCCAGACTACCGGGAGAACTAGTTTGTTTTAGTGCAGTTGCATCCCCTAACGCTAGTGTATCCGTGAAACTGGCTAATCAAACTGTGGCACTCTTACCCCAACAACAAGCACAACTACCAAATAATTTGGCAGCCTTGACAGGGCAGAATCAACCCACTAACCAGTCTAGCGTGGGAACTTACCAAGGTTGCACAACATTGTTACAGCCTGGCTCTTCCGTAAATGGGCAAGTTGTCTTAGATGCAGGGAAGGAAATAGAGTTGGGGCAACCTCAGTTTCAACTGATACTTAATGGTAAGACAATAACTCAACCAGGGACTGGTAAAATTACAATTCTCTCACCCGCGCAGTTACCAGTTGCTGAGGTGGTAGCAGACGCAGGAGTTGCACGTACTGGCCCTAGTACCGACTTCTCTCGACTTACGCCACTGCCTAAAGGAACACGCGCCACCGTTACAGGTAAAGAAGGTGAATGGTTCCGTCTAGATTATGGTGCTTGGATTAATAGTAAGGAAACTCGCATTCTCCCAGGAGCTATTCCGCCACGGACAATTATTCGCAGTGTCGGATATCGAAGAGTCCCAGGTGCAACCGAGATGCGTTTTCCTCTACAAACCCCTGTACCTGTGAGTGTGGAACAAGGAGAAAAAACTTTCACCCTGACACTCTACAACACTACTGCCCAAACAGATATTATTCGCCTGGATGATGACTCTTTAATTTCTCGTCTAGATTGGCAGCAGGTAAACTCAGGAGAGGTTAAATACACCTTCAACCTCAAAAAAGCTCAACAGTGGGGATATAAGCTGAGATACGACGGTACGACCCTGGTGTTAGCTTTACGCCATGCGCCTGTTATCAAGCAAAATAGGCAAAAGCCCTTATCTGGTATCAAGATTCTACTCGATCCTGGTCACGGTGGTAAAGAATCTGGCGCATCAGGCCCGACTGGATATTTAGAAAAGGACGTAAATCTGGCAGTATCGAAGTTATTGCGTGATGAATTGCTGAAATTAGGCGCAAATGTGGTGATGACGAGGGAGGATGACAGGGATGTTTCCTTACCTGAGCGTCAAGCAATTATCAATAGAGAAGAACCTGCGATTTCAGTCTCTATCCATTACAATTCTCTACCAGATAATGGCGATGCGGAAAACACTAAGGGAGTTGGTACATTTTGGTACAATTCCCAAGCCCAAAGCCTCGCCGTATTCATGCACAATTATCTGGTAAATAAACTCGGTAGACCTTCCTACGGTGTATTTTGGAATAACCTAGCACTAACACGCCCAGCTACCGCCCCCTCGGTATTATTAGAGTTGGGTTTTATGAGTAATCCTAATGAGTTTGAATGGGTGACAGATACCCAAGAGCAGAAAAAGTTAGCTAAGGCTTTAGCTGAAGGGATAACAGAGTGGTTTAAATCTGTTAAGTAA
- a CDS encoding CTP synthase encodes MTKFIFVTGGVVSSIGKGIVAASLGRLLKSRDYSVSILKLDPYINIDPGTMSPFQHGEVFVTQDGAETDLDLGHYERFTDTSMSRLNSVTTGSIYQAVIMRERRGDYNGGTVQVIPHITNEIKERILSVAKETNPSVVITEIGGTVGDIESLPFLEAIRQLRKEVGRQNVIYMHVTLLPYIASAGEMKTKPTQHSVKELRSIGIQPDILVCRSDRPIPRGLKQKLSEFCDVPVECVITSQDARSIYEVPLTLEREGLAEQALDLLQMEQRQPNLAKWQAMVEGLYSPKHNVEIAIVGKYVRLSDAYLSVVEALQHAAIATQGKLTLRWVNSEDLESQPAEDYLAGVDGIVVPGGFGTRGVDGKIAAIKYARDRQIPFLGLCLGMQCSVIEWARNVGGLTGANSAEFDPSTNYPVINLLPEQQDVVDLGGTMRLGVYDCHILPNTLAAKLYQAEVIQERHRHRYEFNNDYRQLLLDSGYVISGTSPDGRLVEIVEYPHHPFFISCQFHPEFQSRPSTPHPLFKGFMQAAIARNHPTANFQTPVEVS; translated from the coding sequence ATGACTAAGTTTATCTTTGTAACTGGAGGTGTCGTTTCCAGTATTGGCAAAGGCATTGTAGCAGCAAGTCTGGGCCGTTTACTCAAATCGCGAGATTATTCGGTGTCGATTCTCAAGCTCGACCCTTATATTAATATCGATCCGGGTACAATGAGTCCGTTCCAGCATGGTGAAGTGTTTGTTACCCAAGATGGTGCGGAAACCGATTTAGACTTGGGACATTACGAACGCTTTACCGATACTTCGATGTCACGACTCAACAGCGTTACCACTGGTTCTATTTACCAAGCTGTAATCATGCGTGAGCGTCGCGGTGACTACAATGGCGGCACAGTACAGGTAATACCCCATATTACGAATGAAATTAAAGAACGGATTTTGTCAGTTGCTAAAGAAACAAATCCGTCTGTAGTTATTACGGAAATTGGTGGTACGGTGGGCGATATTGAATCCCTGCCATTTTTGGAAGCTATACGCCAGCTACGCAAAGAGGTAGGACGGCAGAATGTAATATATATGCACGTTACCCTTTTGCCTTATATTGCTTCGGCTGGGGAAATGAAAACTAAGCCGACACAACACTCGGTGAAGGAACTTAGATCAATTGGTATTCAACCAGATATTTTAGTATGTCGGAGCGATCGCCCCATTCCTAGAGGACTGAAGCAAAAATTATCAGAATTTTGCGATGTTCCTGTAGAGTGTGTCATTACCTCCCAAGATGCCAGAAGTATCTACGAAGTACCCTTAACTTTAGAAAGGGAAGGGTTAGCAGAGCAAGCCCTAGATTTGTTGCAAATGGAACAACGCCAACCAAATCTAGCCAAATGGCAAGCAATGGTGGAAGGGTTGTATAGTCCTAAGCATAATGTGGAAATTGCCATCGTTGGTAAATACGTCAGATTAAGTGATGCGTATTTATCTGTAGTTGAGGCGTTACAACACGCAGCAATTGCTACGCAAGGAAAATTAACCTTACGTTGGGTAAACTCTGAAGATTTAGAAAGTCAACCAGCAGAGGATTATCTGGCGGGTGTAGACGGCATAGTTGTACCTGGGGGTTTTGGTACTCGTGGGGTTGATGGCAAAATTGCTGCCATTAAATACGCCCGCGATCGCCAAATTCCCTTCTTGGGTTTATGCTTAGGAATGCAATGTTCCGTAATTGAATGGGCGAGAAATGTAGGTGGGTTAACAGGTGCGAACAGTGCCGAATTTGATCCGTCTACTAACTACCCAGTTATTAACCTATTACCAGAGCAACAAGACGTAGTAGATTTAGGCGGCACGATGCGCTTAGGTGTGTACGATTGCCATATCTTACCAAATACCCTAGCCGCCAAACTTTACCAAGCAGAAGTTATTCAAGAAAGACACCGCCATCGGTATGAGTTTAACAACGATTACCGCCAGTTGTTGTTAGATTCTGGCTATGTGATTAGCGGCACATCACCCGATGGACGCTTAGTGGAAATTGTGGAATATCCGCATCATCCATTCTTTATCTCTTGCCAGTTTCACCCAGAATTTCAATCGCGTCCCAGCACGCCCCATCCTTTATTTAAAGGCTTTATGCAGGCTGCGATCGCCCGGAATCATCCTACCGCCAATTTCCAAACACCAGTAGAAGTATCTTAA
- a CDS encoding ROK family protein: MADTQVIGIDLGGTAIKLGRFSQDGTCLQSLTVATPQPAIPEVVFMAMVDAIAQIDPDNQTIAIGVGTPGPADAKGRIAQIAINLPQWVNVPLADWLEAKIGKPAVIENDANCAGIAEAWLGAGRQYKNFIMLTLGTGVGGAIFLGGKLFVGHRGAAGELGLITLQPDGPMCKSGNQGSLEQYTSIKAIRRRTGKEPAELGLLAKEGDVEALAFWREYGRDLGIGLSSLIYILTPEAIVLGGGVSASFEFFFPTLKAELEKRVMYTSRTGLQILPAELGNSAGMVGAAKLAWEKLIRNS, from the coding sequence GTGGCAGATACTCAAGTAATTGGCATTGACTTGGGGGGAACAGCTATTAAACTAGGGCGATTTAGTCAAGATGGTACTTGTTTACAATCTTTGACTGTAGCAACTCCCCAACCTGCAATACCAGAAGTGGTTTTTATGGCGATGGTGGATGCGATCGCCCAAATTGACCCCGATAATCAAACTATAGCTATTGGTGTAGGTACTCCCGGCCCGGCTGATGCGAAAGGACGTATTGCTCAAATTGCCATTAATTTGCCGCAATGGGTAAATGTCCCTTTGGCTGACTGGTTAGAAGCGAAAATTGGCAAGCCTGCGGTAATTGAAAATGATGCTAACTGTGCGGGAATAGCAGAAGCATGGTTAGGAGCCGGTCGCCAGTACAAAAATTTTATAATGTTAACCTTGGGAACTGGTGTAGGCGGGGCAATTTTTTTAGGTGGTAAATTATTTGTCGGACATCGCGGTGCGGCGGGAGAACTGGGATTAATTACACTCCAACCCGATGGCCCTATGTGTAAGAGTGGTAATCAAGGCTCTTTAGAACAATACACTTCAATCAAAGCTATTCGTCGCCGTACAGGTAAGGAACCTGCCGAGTTAGGTTTGTTAGCTAAAGAGGGTGATGTAGAGGCTTTAGCATTTTGGCGAGAATATGGTAGAGATTTAGGTATAGGTTTATCCAGCTTAATTTATATTTTAACCCCAGAAGCGATCGTCCTTGGTGGTGGTGTGAGTGCTAGCTTTGAATTTTTCTTTCCCACCCTCAAAGCAGAACTGGAAAAGCGAGTCATGTACACATCTCGCACAGGGTTACAAATCCTTCCAGCAGAATTAGGCAACTCAGCAGGTATGGTGGGTGCAGCGAAGTTGGCATGGGAGAAATTAATTCGTAATTCGTAA
- a CDS encoding ABC transporter permease, producing the protein MTITKRKLPKLGLFIKNPNLSHKLMLIGLSITLFFIFLAFFAPVFQAWGWLQDPTKFLNNSPQVPPSAQHWFGTTLLGHDVFSRTIFGAQAALKVVILATALSMLIGVPLGMVSGYLGGKLDKLLLFIMDSIYTLPGLLLSVTLAFIVGRGILNAAIAISIAYIPQYYRVVRNHTVSVKTEVFIEAAQAMGASTWTVLSRYLFFNVIQSVPVLFTLNAADAILVLGGLGFLGLGLPEDVPEWGYDLKQALEGLPTGIWWTTLFPGLAMTLMVVGLSLLGEGLNEFVNPRLRGENRK; encoded by the coding sequence ATGACCATCACTAAACGTAAGTTGCCTAAATTGGGACTCTTTATCAAAAATCCCAACCTTTCTCACAAATTAATGTTAATTGGGTTAAGCATTACCCTATTTTTCATCTTCTTAGCATTCTTTGCACCTGTATTTCAGGCTTGGGGATGGCTACAAGACCCAACAAAGTTTTTAAACAACAGTCCTCAAGTACCACCATCGGCTCAACACTGGTTTGGTACAACTCTATTAGGACATGATGTATTTTCCCGCACTATATTTGGCGCTCAAGCTGCATTAAAAGTGGTAATTTTAGCTACAGCATTGAGTATGTTGATTGGTGTGCCTTTAGGGATGGTGAGTGGCTATCTGGGCGGTAAGTTAGATAAATTGCTTCTATTTATTATGGATAGCATTTATACTTTACCGGGATTGCTACTGTCAGTAACACTAGCATTTATAGTAGGTAGGGGAATATTAAATGCAGCGATCGCAATTAGTATTGCATACATTCCCCAATACTACCGCGTTGTGCGTAACCACACCGTCAGCGTCAAAACCGAAGTCTTCATTGAAGCCGCGCAAGCAATGGGCGCTTCTACTTGGACTGTGCTTTCTCGATATCTATTTTTCAACGTCATTCAAAGTGTACCCGTACTTTTCACCCTCAACGCCGCCGATGCGATTTTGGTACTAGGCGGTTTAGGCTTTTTAGGGCTAGGATTACCGGAGGATGTTCCAGAATGGGGCTACGATTTAAAACAAGCTCTAGAAGGACTACCGACTGGGATTTGGTGGACTACACTTTTCCCTGGTTTAGCAATGACATTAATGGTGGTAGGGTTATCACTACTTGGTGAAGGGCTAAATGAATTTGTCAATCCGCGTTTGCGGGGAGAAAATCGGAAGTAG
- the trxB gene encoding thioredoxin-disulfide reductase, with translation MSNPTVENLVIIGSGPAGYTAAIYAARANLKPVVFEGFQAGGLPGGQLMTTTEVENFPGFPQGITGPELMDRMKAQAERWGAELYTEDVTYVDLSQRPFTVRSDEREVKAHSIIIATGATARRLGLPSEHQFWSHGISACAICDGATPIFHGAELAVIGAGDSAAEESIYLTKYGSKVNLLVRSEKMRASKAMQDRVLSNPKIQVYWNTEVVDVFGNGHMDGVTVRNNKTGEETKLHAKGLFYAIGHTPNTSLFKGQLELDEIGYVVTKHGSPETSVEGVFAAGDVQDHEYRQAITAAGSGCAAALLAERWLSVNGLIQEFHQEPTINNELEHQPVAQKTEAEQAAEFDLNGTRHAGGYALRKLFHESDRLLIVKYVSPGCGPCHTLKPILNKVVDEYDGKIHFVEIDIDKDRDIAENANVTGTPTVQFFKDKELVKEVKGVKQKSEYRQLIESNL, from the coding sequence ATGTCTAACCCAACTGTAGAAAACTTAGTAATTATCGGTTCTGGGCCAGCAGGGTACACGGCGGCTATCTATGCGGCGAGAGCTAACCTAAAACCCGTTGTATTTGAAGGTTTCCAAGCTGGGGGTTTGCCTGGTGGGCAGCTCATGACAACGACTGAGGTAGAGAATTTTCCTGGGTTTCCTCAAGGGATTACTGGGCCAGAATTAATGGATCGGATGAAGGCTCAGGCGGAGCGGTGGGGGGCTGAGTTATATACTGAAGATGTCACATATGTTGATTTAAGTCAGCGTCCATTCACTGTGCGCTCAGATGAAAGGGAAGTTAAGGCGCATAGTATTATTATCGCCACTGGTGCAACAGCAAGACGTTTGGGTTTACCTAGTGAGCATCAATTTTGGAGTCACGGGATTTCTGCTTGTGCAATTTGTGATGGTGCAACCCCCATTTTCCACGGTGCGGAATTGGCTGTAATTGGTGCTGGCGACTCGGCGGCGGAAGAGTCAATATACTTAACTAAATACGGCTCGAAAGTTAATTTGTTGGTGCGTTCTGAAAAAATGCGGGCTTCTAAAGCTATGCAAGACCGCGTTTTGAGTAATCCCAAGATTCAGGTGTATTGGAACACAGAAGTAGTTGATGTGTTCGGTAATGGTCACATGGATGGGGTGACAGTCCGCAATAATAAGACTGGGGAAGAAACCAAACTGCACGCAAAGGGTTTGTTTTACGCTATTGGTCACACTCCCAACACATCCTTGTTTAAGGGACAACTAGAACTGGATGAAATTGGTTATGTTGTTACTAAACACGGTTCACCAGAAACCAGTGTAGAGGGTGTTTTTGCAGCAGGCGATGTGCAAGACCATGAGTATCGCCAAGCAATTACGGCTGCGGGTAGTGGATGTGCGGCGGCGTTGTTGGCGGAACGTTGGTTGTCTGTTAATGGTTTGATTCAAGAGTTCCACCAAGAACCAACAATAAATAATGAGTTAGAACATCAGCCAGTAGCACAGAAAACCGAAGCCGAACAAGCGGCGGAATTTGATTTGAATGGAACACGCCATGCTGGTGGCTATGCTCTACGGAAATTATTCCATGAAAGCGATCGCCTACTGATTGTCAAATACGTTTCTCCCGGTTGTGGGCCTTGTCATACCCTCAAGCCAATCTTAAATAAGGTAGTGGATGAATATGACGGCAAAATTCACTTTGTGGAAATTGACATCGACAAAGACCGCGATATTGCTGAAAATGCTAACGTAACAGGAACACCAACCGTCCAGTTTTTCAAAGATAAAGAACTGGTAAAAGAAGTTAAAGGTGTGAAGCAAAAGAGCGAATATCGTCAGTTAATTGAAAGTAATCTTTAA
- a CDS encoding carbohydrate ABC transporter permease — protein sequence MNQLTAKDWILIKGRLTPYLFLLPALILLGLTVFWPALQAFYLSFTSYEDLSQPPQWIGFKNFLRLWKDAVFWKTLENTFLYLVGVVPILVIAPLGLAILVNQKLRAINWFRAAYYTPVVISMVVAGIAWKWLYAENGLLNQLLKTFGFTEGIPWLTTSAKVFGIVPISLASVMAVTIWKGLGYYMVIYLAGLQSIPADVYEAAAIDGSDGIRKHWDVTIPLMKPYLALVAVISAISATKVFEEVYIMTQGGPLNSSKTIVYYLYERAFSDLEISYACTIGLVLFLIILGLSVLRLVISQPGGDNLV from the coding sequence ATGAATCAATTGACGGCTAAAGATTGGATACTCATCAAAGGACGGCTAACTCCTTATCTGTTCTTGCTACCTGCTTTGATTTTGTTGGGTTTGACTGTCTTTTGGCCGGCGTTACAAGCGTTCTACCTCAGTTTTACAAGCTACGAAGACTTGAGCCAACCACCGCAATGGATAGGTTTTAAGAACTTCCTCCGGTTGTGGAAAGATGCAGTTTTTTGGAAAACTTTAGAAAACACATTTCTTTATCTTGTCGGTGTAGTGCCGATTTTGGTAATTGCGCCTTTAGGGTTGGCAATTTTAGTTAACCAAAAACTCCGAGCAATTAATTGGTTTAGAGCCGCCTACTATACACCAGTAGTAATTTCTATGGTGGTTGCAGGTATAGCGTGGAAATGGCTATATGCAGAAAACGGCTTACTCAATCAGTTGCTCAAAACCTTTGGTTTTACAGAAGGTATTCCCTGGTTGACTACTTCCGCCAAAGTTTTCGGCATCGTGCCAATTTCTCTTGCCAGCGTCATGGCTGTGACTATCTGGAAAGGACTCGGCTACTACATGGTAATTTATCTAGCTGGATTACAATCAATTCCGGCTGATGTATACGAAGCTGCCGCTATTGATGGCTCAGATGGGATTCGCAAACATTGGGATGTGACGATTCCCTTGATGAAGCCTTATCTTGCTCTAGTAGCTGTAATTTCGGCAATTTCTGCCACTAAGGTATTTGAAGAAGTTTACATCATGACTCAGGGCGGGCCACTCAATAGTTCAAAAACTATCGTTTACTATCTATATGAGCGAGCCTTTAGTGATTTAGAAATCAGCTACGCCTGCACGATTGGACTAGTACTGTTTTTAATAATTTTAGGCTTATCAGTTTTGCGATTAGTTATTAGTCAGCCAGGAGGAGATAATTTGGTTTAA
- a CDS encoding RNA 2'-phosphotransferase, with product MNQERQVKISKFLSKHLRHTPERLGLVLSPGGWVAVDELLAACKSHRFPISHAELKQVVVNNDKQRFSFDETGTKIRANQGHSVEVDLQLQPQIPPPILYHGTGEKSVPKILETGLLKMSRHHVHLSTDVETARKVGMRHGKPVIFTVDAMVMYQAGFTFYCSDNGVYLVDHVPHDYLHVMN from the coding sequence ATGAATCAAGAACGTCAGGTCAAAATCAGCAAATTTTTAAGTAAGCATTTGCGTCATACACCAGAACGCCTTGGCTTGGTTTTGTCTCCTGGCGGTTGGGTAGCAGTTGATGAATTACTAGCTGCTTGTAAATCTCATCGATTTCCTATTTCTCATGCAGAATTGAAACAAGTTGTTGTTAACAACGACAAGCAGCGCTTTTCGTTTGATGAGACTGGAACCAAAATTAGAGCTAATCAAGGACATAGTGTGGAAGTAGATTTGCAATTACAACCACAAATTCCACCGCCTATTCTTTATCACGGTACAGGTGAGAAATCAGTACCAAAAATCTTAGAAACTGGATTGCTGAAGATGTCACGTCATCATGTGCATTTATCTACAGATGTGGAAACTGCGCGAAAAGTAGGAATGCGACATGGTAAACCAGTAATTTTTACTGTTGATGCTATGGTTATGTATCAAGCAGGCTTTACTTTTTATTGTTCAGATAATGGGGTTTATTTAGTGGATCATGTTCCCCATGACTATTTACATGTGATGAATTAA
- a CDS encoding YdeI/OmpD-associated family protein: MPNFDNQLQTFHATNRQEWREWLERNYQSAIGVWLVYYKVKSGKPSIRYSEAVKEALCFGWIDSKVKSLDEESYMQIFTPRKPKSVWSKLNKQYIQELIEQGLMTEAGLAKIVAAKQDGSWTTLDAIEALMIPDDLQQALAANATASRYFAGLSNSTKKNILSWIASAKRPETRLRRIEQTIDAVAQNKIPKL, encoded by the coding sequence ATGCCTAACTTTGATAACCAATTACAAACATTTCATGCCACAAATCGTCAAGAATGGCGGGAATGGTTGGAAAGGAACTATCAAAGTGCTATTGGTGTTTGGTTAGTTTATTACAAAGTCAAAAGTGGTAAACCAAGTATTCGATATAGTGAGGCAGTAAAAGAAGCTTTATGTTTCGGTTGGATTGACAGTAAAGTTAAATCCTTGGACGAGGAAAGTTATATGCAAATATTTACACCTCGAAAACCGAAAAGTGTTTGGTCAAAATTGAATAAACAATATATTCAAGAACTGATTGAGCAAGGTTTAATGACTGAAGCTGGTTTAGCAAAAATTGTAGCCGCAAAACAAGATGGTTCATGGACTACATTAGATGCGATAGAAGCATTAATGATTCCAGATGATTTACAACAGGCTTTAGCTGCAAATGCAACCGCCAGTCGATATTTTGCAGGTTTAAGTAACTCAACTAAAAAGAATATCCTATCTTGGATTGCCAGTGCTAAACGTCCAGAAACGAGGCTAAGGCGAATTGAGCAGACTATAGATGCAGTAGCACAAAATAAAATTCCTAAGTTATAA